The following nucleotide sequence is from Streptomyces xiamenensis.
CGCCGAGCAGATAGCCGTGCGCGCCGTGCACCTCCACGACCTCGAAGCCGGCCCTCAGCGCGCGCCGGGCCGTGTCGGCGAACTGGCCCGTGATCTCGTGGATCCGCGCGGTGCTCAGCTCGGTGGGCACCGGGTGGTGCTCGTCGAAGGCGAGCGGGGACGGGCCGACCGGCTGCCAGCCGCCCCGCTCCGGGCTCAGCGGCCGGCCGCCGAGCCAGGGCCGGTCGGTGCCGGCTTTCCGCCCGGCGTGGGCGATCTGGATCCCGGGGACGGATCCCCGCTCCTTGATGAACGCGGTCAGCGGGCGCAGCGCCGCCTCCTGCCGGTCGTTCCACAGCCCCAGGTCGGCCGGGCTGATGCGGCCCTGCGGGCTGACCCCGGTGGCCTCCAGCAGGACGAGCCCGGCGCCGCCGGCCGCCCGGGCGCCGTAGTGCACCAGGTGCCAGTCGCGCACGGCTCCGGTGTCGGGTCCGGAGTCCGGGGCGGAGTACTGGCACATCGGGGCCATCCAGACCCGGTTGGGCAGGGTCAGCGACCGCAGGGTGAAGGGCTCGAACAGGGGACTCACGGCAGGCTCCTCGCGGGGGCTCGGGCAGGGGGAAACGGTGGTACGGCAGCCATCGTAGTACGACGCTCATCAAAGTACGACGTCCCTCGTATGATGGACGCATGAACCCCTCCTCCCCCGCGCCCGTCACCGTCGCCGGCCGCACCCTGGACCACCCGGACCGCGAACGGATCCGCCTCGATCAGGTGCTCCAGGCGCTGGCCGACCCGCTGCGGCTGTCCGTGCTGCGCCGGCTCGCCGCCGCCGGTCCCGGCGCGGAGCTGTCCTGCTCGGACTTCGACCTGCCGGTGAGCAAGTCGACCAGCACCCATCACTTCCGGGTGCTGCGTGAGGCGGGGCTGATCGCGCAGACGTACCGGGGCACCGCGAAGATGAACGCCTTGCGCGGCGCCGACCTGGAGCAGCTGTTCCCCGGCCTGCTGGACGCCGTCCTGGCCGCGGCGGCGCGCGAACGCGCCCGTTAGCGCAGCGCCTCCATCCGGGCGATCTCCACCCGCTGCGATGCGCCGATCTCGGCGGCCAGCTCCAGTGCCGCCCCGTCGTTGCCCTGCGCGGAGACGTCCGCCGCCATGGTCACCGCACCCTCGTGGTGAGTGATCATCAGCTCCAGGAACAGCGCGTCGAACTCCGCGCCGCGCGCGGCGCGCAGCCGCTCCATGTCCGCCTCGCTCGCCATCCCCGGCATGTCCGCGCCGTGTTCCCCGTGCCCGTGCCGGGCCTCGTCCCCGGCCCCCTCGCCGGCGGCGTTGCGCAGCAGCCAGGCGCGCATGATCTCGATCTCCGGGCCCTGGGTCGCCGCGATCCGGCCGGCGATCCCGCGTACCGAGGCATGGTCGGCGAACTCCTCGGCCAGATCGGTCATCTCGATGGCCTGTTCGTGATGGTCGATCATCATGGTCATGAAGGCGTGATCGGCGGCGTTCGGGGCCGTGCCCTCCTCGGCCGCCTCGCGGGCCTCCTGCGGGGAGATGGTCCGCGCCTCCTCGCCCGGCCGGCCCGGCGCGATCACCGACGCCTCGTCGGCGCGCCCGGTGTCCCCGGCGGCCGCCTCGCCGCCGGTGCAGCCGGTGAGCGCCGCCGCGGCGAGCGCGGCGATCAGGGATACGGCCGTCGCGGCACCCGTGACAGAGCGGCGGGAGCGAAGAGTTGACACAGAGTCCTCCTGATGCGCGAGTGCATCATCAGCCAATACGGAAAGATGAATGATCTGTTTCCCATATTGATCTGTACATGCACGTCGGGATACTGATGACATCCGTGAACCGGTCAACCCCACGTAACACCGGAACGGATCCCGGGAGGATTCCAGTGACATCGTTGCACAGACCCCGCGTGCGACGCAGGCGGCTCGGAGTGACCATGGCGGCCCTCGCGGGCCTGCTGGCCACCTATGCCCTCAGCGGAACAGCCCTCGCCACCCCCGACGCGGGCGACGACGCCCCCGAGACGTCGCAGGAGATCACCGCCGACCAGTCCCCGCGCCTGGAATCGGCGGGCAGCACCGGCGAGATACCCGGCCTGGGCGAGATCGTCCACACCCCCAACGTCACCCACGTGGCCAACGTCCCCAAGAACGCCCTGCAGTCCACCAACTCGGACATCTCGTTCCAGGGCAACTACGCCTACGCCGGCAACTACAACGGCTTCGTCATCCACGACATCTCCCGCCCCAGCAAGCCGAAGATCGTCGCCGAAGTGCTGTGTCCCGGCGGCCAGGGCGACATCTCCGTCAGCGGCGACCTGCTCTTCCTGTCCGTCGACTCCTCGCGCAGCGACGACTCCTGCAACAGCGTCTCCCAGTCGGCGACCATCAAGGATTCCTGGGAAGGCATCCGGATCTTCGACATCAGCGACAAGCGCAACCCCAAGTACGTCTCCGCCGTGGAGACGTACTGCGGTTCGCACACCAACACGCTGGTGCCGGACGGCAAGAACGTCTACCTCTACATCTCCTCCTACTACCCCGACGCCTCCTTCCCCGACTGCCAGCCGCCGCACGACGGCATCTCCATCGTGAAGGTGCCCCGCAACGCCCCCGAGCGCGCCGAGGTCTCCAGCTTCGAAGTGCTCTTCCCCGACGGCGGCTTCCCCGGCAGCGACCGCGGCTCGGCCACCACGGGCTGCCACGACATCACCGTCTACCCGCGGCTGAAGATCGCCGCCGGCGCCTGCATGGGTGACGGCATCCTCATGGACATCTCCAAGCCCGCCAAGCCGCGCGTCATCGACCGGGTCCAGGACGCCGAGCGCTTCGCCTTCTGGCACTCCGCCACCTTCAGCCAGGACGGCAAGAAGGTCGTCTTCACCGACGAACTGGGCGGCGGCGGCGCGGCCACCTGCAACGCCCGCATCGGCGACGAGTACGGCGCCAACGGCATCTACCACATCACCGGCAAGGGCGACCGGCGGCGCCTGGAGTTCCAGAGCTACTTCAAGATCCCGCGCTACCAGTCCGACACCGAGAACTGCGTCGCCCACAACGGCTCGCTCATCCCGGTCCGGGGCCGCGACATCATGGTGCAGTCCTGGTACCAGGGCGGCGTGTCCATCTGGGAGTTCACCGACTCCGGCAACCCGCACGAGATCGGCTACTTCGACCGCGGGCCGCAGAGCAACGACACCCTGACCTTCGGCGGTTCCTGGTCCGCCTACTACTACAACGGCTACATCTACTCCAACGATCAGATGGGCCTGGACGTTCTGCGCATCGACGACCCGCGCACCAACGGCGCGCGCGGCGTCAAGCTCACCGAGCTCAACGCCCAGACCCAGCCCAGCTACTGGTGAGCACCGCTACGGGTGAGCACCCTCACCCGATGACATGAGCACCCCGCCGGGCGGTTCACCGCCCGGCGGGCATCCCAGCTCCCACTCCAGCCCGTACCGGGCGAACAGCTCCGCGCGCAGCCGGTGCCCCGGCATCGGCGCCCCCGGCAGCAGCACCGCCACCACCGCGCCCATCAGCAGCGCGCGCAGCATCCGGTAGTCCGTGTCCGGATCGGCGGCCCCGTAACGCACCATCGTCTCCCGCAGCAGCGCCGCCAGCCGCTGCTGCTCGGCGCACTGGACGAACCCCTCCTGCTGCAAGAGATGCGCCATGTGCGCCCGCATCAGCACCGGCCGCCGCGCCGCGAGGCCCAGGATCGCGTCGATCGCCCGCGCCAGCAGTTCCCGGCCGCCCGCCGCGTCCGCGCACGGCGCCGGCTCACGCTCCAGCGCGGCGGCGAGTGTCAGATGCATCCGCCGGTGCACGGCGCTCTGCAACAGCTGCCGTTTTCCCGGAAAGTAGTACGACACCAGACCCCGGGCCGCACCGGCCCGTTCGGCGATGTCGCCCAAGGTCGTGGCCTCGTAACCCCGCTCCCCGAACAGCTCGGCGGCCGCTTCGAGCAGCCGCTCGCGCGAGCGCCGCCGCAATTCTTCATTGACCGATGCGCGGCGAGGGGACATGCTGGACTCCCGTTGACTGGCTAACAGCCAATATACTCAGCGAGGACGCCGGACATCCGCCCCGGGGGCGGAGCCCTGTCCGGCAAGGACCGGTGGTATCGGGCGGCGCGGGGGACCGCCCGATACCGCCACCACAGCGTCAGCCCACCAGCTCCAGCACCGGCAGCAGACCGTCGGGGCGCTCGGTCACCGGCAGGTGCTCCACCAGGTGCAGGGCACATCCGATCGCCGTCGCGCCCCCGTCCGCCCGCTGGTTGTCGCCCACCATCAGCGTGTTCCGCGGCAACAGCCCCAACTCCGCACAGGCGACCTCGAACAGCCGGGGATCCGGCTTCACCAGCCGGTGCTCGTAGGACAGCACCCAGGCGTCCACGTACCGGTCCAGACCGTGCTCACCCAGGACCGGACGCAGATCCCAGCCGATGTTGCTCACCACCGCCACCCGCACCCCGCGCTCCCGCAGCCCGGCCAGCACCGGTTCCGTGTCGGGGTAGGGGCGCCAGGCGTCCGGCTCCATGTGCCGCTCGTACAGCGCGTCGTACAGCCCGGGGCGCGGCAGCGGTACGCGCCGGGCCAGCCCCGTGTACAGCGCCCGGTGCCCGGCGGGATCGCGGTCCCGCTCGCGCCACAGCTCCGCCAGCTCCTCGGGCACCTCACGCGGTGCGCCGCCGCCGGGCAGCGCCCCCGCCTCCTCCAACTCCTGGGCGAGCCGCCGCGTCTCGCCGTCCGGCATGTCCACCCCGGTCCGCGCCAGGACGGTGCTCAGCCAGCGCTCCGCCGGTTCGATGCGCATGAGGGTCCCGGAAAAATCGAAAAGCACACCCTTGATCGCCATCCCCCGATCCTCCCCCACCCGCCGCGCCCTTCCTCCGCGCCGCACGGGTGCGGACCGCTGAGCGCGCACCCGGCAGCGGATCGCCCGGGACGATCCCGTACGGGGAGGCGGTGGTGAGGTGCGGTCGCGTCACCGGCCCGGGTTACCGGGCGCGCGCCGTCGGCTCGGGCGTGGCGGCCGCTCAGGCCGCGATGTGCCACGACGGGCCGGCTCCGTCGCGCCGGCGAAGCGTCCGGCCGGGACGTTCCAGCGAGTCGTGCGGTGTGTTCGGCCCCGGGGCTCAGCCGCCCAGCGCGCTCAGGCCGGGGGCGAAGGCCAGCAGCAGCGGCACGGCCGGAACCAGGGCGGCGATCGCCGTCAGCCGCAGGCGCCGGGCCGGAGTCAGCCGCCGGGACGGCGTCAGCAGGCGGTGGACGCGGTGCGGAAGCTGCGCGCGGTGGGCGGGGGAGGCGAAGACCCCGCGGTCCTCGTTCAGGCCGACCAGCGCCAGCGCGGTCGTCAGCCTCCCGAACCGCCGCGACGCGGCGTCGTCGGCCGCCAGCTCCACCAGCCGGTGCACCTGGTCCCGGAACCCCGCGAACACCGGCACCCGCGGAAAACCCTCGGCCAGCGCGTCCGCGCAGTGCACCAGCCAGTGATGGCGCGCCCGCGCGTGCCCGTCCTCGTGCGCCTGGACCGCGTCCAGCTGCCGCCCGGTCAGCCGCCGCAGCGCCGCCGTGGTGATCACCAGCCGCCGCTCCGCGCCGTCCGTCAGCAGCCAGGCGTCGGGCCGCTCGCTCTCCAGCACGATCAGCCGTTCCCCGGCATCGTTCCCCGTGCCGCTCTCACCCGGCAGCAGCGGCGCCCGCTCCCGCAGCCGCGCCCGTCGGGCCCGGCGCGCCGCGCGCGCCTGCCGTACCTGGAGGGTGAGCATCACCGCCGTCCAGATCCCGCCCGCCGCCAGCAGGACGGCCAGCACCGCCGCCCACAGCTGACCGTCCGGCTGCAGCGCGTACGCCTCGATCACCGGCGCCGGGGCCGGCGCGAAGACATGGCCGCGCACCCCGTGCCAGGCCGCCGCCCCGCTGAGAGCCATCGCCAGCACACAGCACAGCAGTACGGCCGCCACCACGCACTGCCACACCCACAGCGCGAGCACCGGTTCGCGGTCCGGCCAGGAAACCCTGGCCAGCACGCGCGGCGCCGTCGCCGCGGCGAGCCCACCCAGCACCAGCAACGCGAGCGCGATCACCATGCCCGTCAGCCTAGAGGCCGCCCCGCTCCCGCCCGGCGCCGGGGTGATCCGTCCCACACCGTCCTCACATGGACACCAGCATCACCAGCATCCCCAGCGACAACGCCAGCCGGCAGCCCGCCGCCACCTCCGGCGACCGTTCCGCCGGCTCCGCCCCGCCGCCGGCCACCGGTCCGGCGCCGGCAGCCACCGGCGCGGGCAGCACCGGCACCACCAGCGCACCCGTCCGCAGCGCGTACAGCGCGAAGTACGCCAGCAGCACCCCGGTGAGCACCGGCACGCCGCCCGCACCGTGTCCCGCCGGGCCGAGCATCGCCAGCCCCATGTACACCATGGCCAGCGCCTCCACGACGTGGTGGGCCCGGTGCGCGGGCCGCGCCCGCAGCAGGGCGGAGCAGCCCGCCAGCACGCCGAAGAACACCACGTACGCCTGCCCCGGCGCCGCCGCTCCGGCCCCCGGCACCGCCATGACCGCCATGCCGAGGCCCATGGCCCCCTCGACGCCCGCCGGCCGCCGCGCTCCCCGCCCAGGACCCGCCGCCGCCCGGTACAGGCAGTACAGTCCGGTGCTCCCGCACAGGGCCACCAACAGCCACCCCACCACCACCGGTCCCTCGTGCATCGCACCCCTCCCGATGTCCGCCCCCCGTTCCCTGCCCGCGCCGCCGCCGGGCTACGAGGGCGCACGGAAGCGCGGGGAGCGCGGGGGAGTGGGCGGTGGGCACGCGCGTACGATGGACCGCTGTGACAGCAGCAGCAGAACTGGTCTTCGCGACGGCGACCGAGGCCGATGTGCCCGCGCTCGTCGCCCTGGTGGAATCCGCCTACCGGGGCGAGTCCAGCCGCGCGGGCTGGACCACCGAGGCGGACCTGCTGGACGGACAGCGCACCGACCCCGAGGGCGTCCGGGACGCCATCGGCGACCCGGACGGCCTGGTGGTGACGGTCGCCCTGCCGAAGGACACCGGCGCCGCGCCCGCCCCGCTGCTGGCCTGCTGTCAGCTGCAGCACCGCCCGGACCCGCGGGGCCCGGGCGTCGCCTACTTCGGGATGTTCGCGGTCAGCCCCACGGCCCAGGGCGCCGGCATCGGCGCGGCCGTGCTGGCCCACGCCGAGCGGACGGCCCGTACCGTGTGGCAGGTGGAGCGGATGGAGATGCAGGTGATCACCGCCCGCACCGACCTCATCGCCTGGTACGAGCGCCGCGGCTACACCAGGACGGGGGAGCGCACCCCGTTCCCGTACGGTGACGAGCGCTTCGGCCTCCCGCGCCGCCCCGACCTCGAATTCGAACGGCTGGTCAAGCCGCTGGGCGGCTGAGTTCCGCCACGATCTCCGGCCGGTCGGTCACCACCCCGTCCAGGCCCAGTTCGCGCACCCGCGCCAGGTCATCGCCGGTGTTGACCGTCCAGCTGATCACCTCCAGGCCCAGCGCCCGGCACCGGTCCACCGCCTCCCGCGTCAGATGCGGCAGCTCCGCCGAGACCAGGTCCGCGCCCAGCTCCCGGGCCCGTTCCGCGGCGGTGTCCGTGGAGCGCCCGGTGACCAGGCCGATGGACTGCTCGGGCAGCAGGCCGCGGACGGTGCGCAGCGCCTCGTCGTGGAAGGAGATCACCCGCACCCGCCCGGCCAGCCCGCGGGCGGTGATGACGGCCGCCAGTGTCCTCGCCGCGGCCGGGTCCTTGATCTCGGCCTGCAGGGGCAGGGCGACCGCCTCGGTCACCTCCTCGAACAGGGGCACCCGCTCCCCGAGCCCGGCGTCCAGTTCGCGCAGCGCGTCGGCGGTGTGGTCGGCGACCGGCCCGGCGCCGTCGGTGGTGCGGTCCACGTCGGCGTCGTGCATCACCACCAGCGCGCCGTCCTTGCTCAGATGCAGATCCAGTTCGATGACGTCCACGCCCTCCCGCTCGGCACGGACGAAGGACCGCAGGGTGTTCTCCGGCTCCACGCCCATCAGCCCGCGGTGCCCGACGATCATGAGTGACATGGGGCCACCGTAGCGGCGCCCGGTGACGCCCCGCTGAACACCGCGCGTGGCTCCCGCAACACCCTCCAGGGCAGGAAAAGTTTCTGTCTAAACATGCTGCCACCGCATAATTTCCCGGATCTCGGCTTGATCGACAGACCTTCCCCGGATACCGTGCAAGTACGCGAGGATCTTTTGTGGAGGAGTGATCATGCCGGAAACCCTGGCCCCCACCACCGCCGAGGAGTATCCGCCGACCCCGGCGGCCCGCGTCGTGGACCACCCGGCCTGGCCCCGGCTCAAGCACGCCGTCGAAGCCGTACGCCCCGCCCAGTCGCCGGACGGCTCCATCGACTTCGACGCCGAGGGAGCCCCGCCCCGCGCCGCCGTCGAACGCGACATCGAGCGCGTCATCACCGAACTGCGGACTCTCTCACCCCTGTTGCCGCACGACGCCGCCTATCACCGGGCCCTGGAGAGCGACCTGCGCCGCTGGGCGGACGAGGGCTTCGGGGTCCCCGACTTCCTCGACTCGCTGCTCGCCTTCCGGCCCGCCGAGCACCGCGCCGACGGCCTCCAGCACCTCGTGCTGTTCCCCATGTACACCCAGAACGGCAACCCCGACCGCAACCTGGAAGCCGTCGTGGTGCGCGTCGTGTGGCCCGAGTGGCTCGCCGAACTGGAGCGCACCCGCTACGACAACCCGATGTTCCTCGGGATCACCTTCGAGGACTTCACCCCCGGCTACGACACCAACTCCGCCGTGCTGTTCCCGGAGACCATCGCGGTCCGCGAGGCCCCCGAGCGGTTCAGCTGGGGCGGCATCTTCTGCGACCGCGAGGCCGCCCGCTTCCGCAAGGTCGTCGCCGCCGCCGGCGAGGTCACCAGTCTCGCCCTCCCCGAGGACGCCCAGGGGCTGCTCACCGACCAGGAGCGCACCCAGCACACCTTCGTCCTGTGGGACATGATCCACGACCGCACCCACAGCCACGGCGACCTGCCGTTCGACCCCTTCATGATCAAACAGCGCCAGCCCTTCTGGATGTACGGCCTGGAGGAGCTGCGCTGCGACCTCACCGCCTTCCACGAGGCGGTCCGGCTGGAACGCGAGGGCCTGCCCCAGGCCCGCGACGTCCAGTACGCCATCCTGCTCGACCGGATCTTCCGCTTCCCCGTCACCGGCGCCCGCAACCGCAACTACGACGGCCTCGGCGGCCAGCTGCTGTTCGCCTACCTCCACCAGAACGGCGCGCTCCAGTGGACGGACAACCGGCTCAGCATCGACTGGGAGCACGCCCGCGCCCTGACCGTGCGGCTGCGCGAGGAGATCGAGACCCTGTACCGGCTGGGCATCGACCGCCCCAAGATCGTCCACTGGTTCAAGGCGTACGAGTTGGTCAGCGCCTACCTCTCCCCGCACCCCGGCTCGACCTGGGCCAAGGGTCCCGAGGCCCTGGACCTCAGCCAGCCCCCGCGCAAGCTCGTCGACGACGTCCTGCCGGACGAGTTCCCGCTCAGTCTGTTCTACGAGGCGCTGGCCAAGAAGCTCCGCAAGGTGATCGAATCCACCCGGGGCATCACGGCGGACACCACCGTCCGACAGGCGGCCTGACCGGGCGCCGGGCCATGATGGAAGAGCCCCGAGGAAGCGAGGGACGATGACCGACACCGACGCAGTGCCCACCACCGGCCCCCTGGACGGCGCGGTCGTCGCCGTCGCCGGGGCGGCGGGACCGGCCGGCGCCGCCACCCTGCTCAGCCTGGCCCGCGCCGGAGCCACCGTGGTGGCCGCCGACGCCGACCCCGAACGCCTGGCCGCCGCCGTGGACGCCGCCCGTTTCGCCCACGGCGGAGCCACCGTCACCGGTGACACCGTCGACCTCCTCCACCTGGACACCGCCCGCCAGTGGGCCGCCAGGACCGAGAAGGAGTACGGGCGGATCGACGGCCTCGTCCACCTCGTCGGCGGCTGGCGCGGCTCGGCCTCCTTCGCGGACACCGACCTCGCCGACTGGGACGTGCTGCACGACCTGCTGATCCGCACCGTGCAGCACACCTCCCTCGCCTTCGAGGGCCCCCTGGCCCGCAGCGGCAACGGCCGCTACGTCCTGGTCTCCGCCGCCGGCGCCACCCGCCCCACCGCGGGCAACGCCGCCTACGCCGCCGCCAAGGCCGCCGCGGAGGCATGGACCATGGCCCTGGCCGACAGCTTCCGCAAGGCGGGCACCGACGCCGGCGGCCCTCCGCCGTCCGCCGCCACCGTCCTGATCGTCAAGGCCCTGGTGCACGAGGCCCTGCGTGCCGAGCGCCCGGGAGCGAAATTCGCCGGCTTCACCGATGTCACCGACCTCGCCGAGGCCGTCACCGGTCTGTGGAGCAGGCCCACCGAGGAAGTGAACGGAACCCGCCAGTGGCTCACCCCCCAGCCGTGACCGACACCGACGCCCGCCGTCACCACGACCCAAGTGTGCGCGGCTTCGCCAGTGACAACTACGCCGGCACCCACCCCGAGATCCTCGCCGCCCTCGCGCTGGCCAACGGCGGGCACCAGGGCGCGTACGGCGACGACGACTACACCCGCCATCTCCAGGACGTGATGTGCCGCCACTTCGGCGCTCGTGCCGAGACCTTCCCGGTCTTCAACGGCACCGGCGCCAACGTCGTCGCGCTCCAGGCGCTCACGGACCGCTGGGGCGCCGTCATCAGCGCCGACACCGCGCACATCCACGTGGACGAGGGCGGCGCCCCCGAGCGGGTGGGCGGCATCAAGCTGCTCACCGTGCCCACCCCGGACGGCAAGCTCACCCCCGCCCTGATCGACCGCGAGGCGTACGGGTGGGACGACGAGCACCGGGCGATGCCCCAGGTCGTCTCGCTCGCCCAGAGCACCGAACTGGGCACCCTCTACACCCCCGACGAGCTGCGGGCCATCGCCGACCACGCGCACGAGCGCGGCATGACCGTCCACCTGGACGGGGCCCGGCTCGCCAACGCCGCAGCCGCCCTGGACCTGCCGCTGAGCGCCCTCACCACCGACGCCGGGATCGACGTCGTCTCCTTCGGCGGCACCAAGAACGGCCTGCTGTACGGGGAGGCCGTGGTCGTCCTCTCCCCGGGCTCGGTGCGCGCCATGCGGCACCTGCGCAAGCTGTCCCTCCAGCTCGCGTCCAAGATGCGGTTCGTGTCCGTCCAGTTCGAGGCGCTGCTGGCCGGTGACCTGTGGCTGCGCAGCGCCGGGCACGCCAACGCGATGGCCGCCCGGCTGGCGGCGGGGGTGGCGGACATCGAGGGTGTGGAGATCCTCCACCCGGTCCAGGCCAACGCAGTCTTCGCCCGGCTGCCCCGGGAGGCCGCCGAGCGGCTGCGCAAACGCCACCGGTTCTACTTCTGGGACGAGAACGCCGGCGATGTGCGCTGGATGTGCTCCTTCGACACCACGCGGGAGGACGTCGACGCCTTCCTGGCGGCCCTGCGCGAGGAAATGGCGCGCTGAGCGTCCGCGGCCCGCGCGTCACCGCCCGCCCGGACCGTGTGTCCGGGCGGGCGGACGCCGTGTCACGCCTGCCGCGGCTCCGGTGCCGTGCCGCCCAGGTGCGCCGGCAGCCACCAGGTGTCCTCAGGACCGCGCGGCCCCTCGGGGTACGCGGCCTGGGCCGCCTCCAGCAGCCCCTGCATCCGCTCGCGCAGCCGCTCGGTCAGCGCCACCGCCGACTCGGCCGGATCGGCGGTCATCGGCTCGCCGATCCGGATGGTGATCGGGTAGTGGCGGCGGCGCAGGTCCCGCTTGCGGCCCTTGGTCCACACCCGCTGGGTGCCCCACAGGGCGACCGGCAGCACCGGCACCTGGGCCTCCTGCGCCATCCGCACCGCGCCCGACTTGAACTTCTTCAGCGTGAACGAGGGCGAGATCGTCGCCTCGGGGAACACTCCGACGATCTCCCCGCCGCGCAGCGCCTCCAGCGCGTGCTGGAACGCGTGCTCGCCCTGCTTGCGGTCCACCGGTATGTGCTTCATGCCGCGCATCAGCGGTCCGGAGATCTTGTGCTTGAACACCGAGTCCTTCGCCATGAACCGCACCAGCCGCTTGGACGGCCTGGCCGCGAACCCGGCGAAGACGAAGTCCAGGTACCCGATGTGGTTACTGACCAGCACGGCACCACCGGACGTCGGCACATGCTCGCTGCCGGCGATGTCCAGACGCAGATCGAGCGCCTTGAACAGCGTCTTGGCGGCGGCGACGACCGGCGGATAGACAAGCTCTGCCATGCGGGACCCTTCATTCGTGCGGTCGTGGTGACCGCGCACAACCTACGCTGCCGTAACTTCCGGCATCCGCAGATAGTGCCCCGATTCCGGTGTGATTGGCTAGCCCGGGAAACCGACCGGGGCGGACGGAGAGTGACGATGACCGGGAGCGGGCG
It contains:
- a CDS encoding DUF6421 family protein; the protein is MPETLAPTTAEEYPPTPAARVVDHPAWPRLKHAVEAVRPAQSPDGSIDFDAEGAPPRAAVERDIERVITELRTLSPLLPHDAAYHRALESDLRRWADEGFGVPDFLDSLLAFRPAEHRADGLQHLVLFPMYTQNGNPDRNLEAVVVRVVWPEWLAELERTRYDNPMFLGITFEDFTPGYDTNSAVLFPETIAVREAPERFSWGGIFCDREAARFRKVVAAAGEVTSLALPEDAQGLLTDQERTQHTFVLWDMIHDRTHSHGDLPFDPFMIKQRQPFWMYGLEELRCDLTAFHEAVRLEREGLPQARDVQYAILLDRIFRFPVTGARNRNYDGLGGQLLFAYLHQNGALQWTDNRLSIDWEHARALTVRLREEIETLYRLGIDRPKIVHWFKAYELVSAYLSPHPGSTWAKGPEALDLSQPPRKLVDDVLPDEFPLSLFYEALAKKLRKVIESTRGITADTTVRQAA
- a CDS encoding SDR family oxidoreductase → MTDTDAVPTTGPLDGAVVAVAGAAGPAGAATLLSLARAGATVVAADADPERLAAAVDAARFAHGGATVTGDTVDLLHLDTARQWAARTEKEYGRIDGLVHLVGGWRGSASFADTDLADWDVLHDLLIRTVQHTSLAFEGPLARSGNGRYVLVSAAGATRPTAGNAAYAAAKAAAEAWTMALADSFRKAGTDAGGPPPSAATVLIVKALVHEALRAERPGAKFAGFTDVTDLAEAVTGLWSRPTEEVNGTRQWLTPQP
- a CDS encoding threonine aldolase family protein, encoding MAHPPAVTDTDARRHHDPSVRGFASDNYAGTHPEILAALALANGGHQGAYGDDDYTRHLQDVMCRHFGARAETFPVFNGTGANVVALQALTDRWGAVISADTAHIHVDEGGAPERVGGIKLLTVPTPDGKLTPALIDREAYGWDDEHRAMPQVVSLAQSTELGTLYTPDELRAIADHAHERGMTVHLDGARLANAAAALDLPLSALTTDAGIDVVSFGGTKNGLLYGEAVVVLSPGSVRAMRHLRKLSLQLASKMRFVSVQFEALLAGDLWLRSAGHANAMAARLAAGVADIEGVEILHPVQANAVFARLPREAAERLRKRHRFYFWDENAGDVRWMCSFDTTREDVDAFLAALREEMAR
- a CDS encoding lysophospholipid acyltransferase family protein, with protein sequence MAELVYPPVVAAAKTLFKALDLRLDIAGSEHVPTSGGAVLVSNHIGYLDFVFAGFAARPSKRLVRFMAKDSVFKHKISGPLMRGMKHIPVDRKQGEHAFQHALEALRGGEIVGVFPEATISPSFTLKKFKSGAVRMAQEAQVPVLPVALWGTQRVWTKGRKRDLRRRHYPITIRIGEPMTADPAESAVALTERLRERMQGLLEAAQAAYPEGPRGPEDTWWLPAHLGGTAPEPRQA